Genomic segment of Populus nigra chromosome 6, ddPopNigr1.1, whole genome shotgun sequence:
CATCAAGTTTGGTGTCGAaagccttttattttctttctccttcttcccTTTTTTCTCCCTCAAAATTCATGCTTGGCATTTAAATTTCGAGGGTAGTTTTTAGCCCTCTTGtaaatttttgatttgttttcaattttatcctttaatcaaaaaatttttcaaatttggttctagttctttttttattcttcatattTTATCTCACCCCTTCTATAAACTTTCAattgctttcaattttatcatttgatcaAGTAtttcatttgctttttttaaaaaaaaaaacaaaattaatcccCATTCttgtggtggttttttttttttaattcttacgtgaaattaatttttttttttaacttaacccttcaatccaaaattattcattctttttttaaaaaaaactatttatcattcttttaattgttattttttctctattacTCTCGATCAAATAACCCAGATCACAGGTTTTATAAACTAACATGGGTccacatcattttatttttactttttttttctatgtcatTACTTCACgttgagtttatatatatatatatatatatatatatatatatatatatatatatatatataaaataggattcttggttttctttgtttttcttttttcagagcTATTCCAATCTTATGACCTAACCTATGTATTTGGAGGGTTAACTCGGGTGGGCTcgcaactttttttcttttaattattgtttttctcttttaggTCCATTTGtgcgatttatttatttttttaaaaaaaattatccttaaatatttgatttgctaaGAACTATCCTTCATGGTTTTTGTATATTCAGTGTTTCTGATTAAATGGCTTCGAACAAGGGTTGTCATAAGTTTTTTGGAACTTACTTTTTTTCTATCTCATGAttcaacattgattttttaaaaaaattgagtttaattattttctttgttttttcttatgtttagTTAATCTGATCTTATAATTTGACTTGTGGGTTTGATAGGTTGACCCAGGTAGACTCAAGAATTTTTTTAGCTTacaattgcttttttttgttttgtgtgtttgattttttttcaattttatccttaacatttgatttgttaaatattgagttttgagagttttttaaatttgttgcaTCTAGTCAAATGACCCAagtcataaatttaaaagttaacccgagtagatattatttttttagcttgttttcttttttgttttcattatttaacattacttaaTACATActgatattatttaattttttttcttttttttattcataatttaactttggttttttgctttttttaaaacatggtgaaatataattattttttttattttttaaaataatattattttagattaaataaaaatagcttaGGTTAGTTCAAATTAACCTGAACAATCCATGAACCGGAACTTACTCCGGGTCAATAGGCTCCGGGTCAATAGGAATGCAAGGTTTTATAACTGTCGtccaaataaataacaaaaaattatttcgtcGTCAGAATATTCgtagaaaagaaattatagcAGATGGTAAAACTGTAACCAAAGAGAAAGCAGGGAGCCAACTACTAGCCAACTAAAGGGCTTGTTTCTACCAGTTCTCTCCTCCGTCGCACTAAATAGCATCTAGTCTGCTCCCTTTTAGCGGATATTGTGGTTGCTTAATCCAAGATGCAGGTAAAGTCaatctttcttcatttctctttCCTTCGTTTACCCTCCATCACATGTCCTGCTTTCTCAAAACCCTAATTGCCACTTCCGGTTGGATTTATTATTGCTATGCAGGCCAGCGATAGATTTAACATCAATTCACAGCTGGAGCATCTCCAGGCCAAATATGTTGGGACTGGCCACGCCGATTTAAACAGATTGtgagatttttctttctttttttctttattaatcacttcaatatatataatttgttggtgtgtgtgtgtgtgtgtgtattgattATGATTTGTAAATAAACGCAGCGAATGGGCAGTGAATATTCAACGTGACAGCTATGCATCATATATGGGTCACTACCCTATGCTTGCTTACTTTGCTTTAGCTGAGAATGAGTCTATTGGAAGGGAACGCTACAATTTTATGCAGGTTCTTCTTATAACCTCCTCCTTCCTATTCTTTATATGTTCTTCTGCTCATTGATccacttttttaatttctgttttCTAACTTGCCATTACTTATTTTGTACTAAATAATGGAGGATGGATTAGAGTTCgatggttgttgttttttttttttttttttaattcggtgTTTGACAAAGGAAGTTTATATTAGGGATAATCTTCATGTTCGTTTAAATGTATAGTTTTTCTTTCGTTTTCTTTGTGATAAAAATTGATTGCACTAGCAAGAGTGTTCTGGTTAAtgggtttttaagaaaaagattttttttttaatggaaccCTTTTCTTTGTGATAGAAATTGATCGCTGCACTAGCAAGAGTGTTCTGGTGAAtgggtttttaagaaaaagatatgtttttttaatggaaccGAAGGGATGAAAAGTTTTGTGAAGTAGTTGATGCCTTGGTGGTGCTACTATGGCTTCCCTATGAGCATTATATCCATGGCATTGCATGGGAACATGCCAATACTCCTGCAGCGGGGAACCCATATGTTTGTGAGAATCAGGTGCTCTTATCAGGAATGCATTCTTTAGGGGTTTTCTTTCAATATTCTGCTGCATTAACTCAACTTGCAAAACCTTATCCTAGTTTTTTGGGTGGGCTATATGACTTTTACATGATAGTAACCATCCAGTTATTGAATACAGTGTTTGaagattagtttttttgtaTGCCTCAACTTTACTTTAGCTTCGATGATCTCAGGCAACCCTTTTAATGGTTTTAGTTTACTTGGTCCCAGATTAGATTTTTATATCCCAGTTATTCATGCATGATGATCCTTAAGATCTACAGTTAAAAGCGTGTAACCAAAGCTGTGACAATTTGAATGAGCACTTCGTAAATGCAGGGGAGTTTTGGAAGATTTTGTTAAATATAAGCTTCACCTGCCATTCTATAAGTTGGAGGAGTATGAGATACAAAAGTTTATTGTTAATTCAATTGCTGTTGGAAAGGTTTCTGAACTATAATTTCCTTCTTGTGTTAATCTTGGCAATCACTGGAAAATGGCTCAGTGACTGATAATGTGTTTGTCTTGTATATTAGAATCTTGATTGTATGAAGATATTGCCACAAAGTTTTGTGATTTTCGCCTCCATGCTTAATTACATGTCGAAGTGATGTCAcctaataattctttttaacgTGGTGCAGAAAATGCTTCTGCCTTGTGGTCTACCCCCAGAAAGAGAAGATGATTGAGACTTGTTCAGCTCAACCAGTGTCAGCGGTGGCTAGCTGATTGATATGCTCATGCTTGTGTGTTACTGAAGGAATAGTGGCCTTTTTGTGACAGTGATTATCAACTGTGATCGTagacttgtaaaaatattatcttttgttttcaagGATGGTTTGAGATTGGAGTGAGTGGTTGAATTtgtgatttcttttaatatgaTAAGCTTCCCTTTTTCAACGTCTAGTTGGTTTTCAACATGTTTGTTGCTTGGGCCAGTTTTCTCAGAACAccgttgttattgtttttgatTGATCCTTGTGATTGTTGAGACAAAAATGATAGAAGAGATGTCTGTTGCCATGTCCCCTCTGAAAATGACATGGCCTTTTATAATGTGTAAATCCCATCGTTTGAACATCTCAGTTTCATTTGCAAGGATGATTTTGAATGCTGATTTTGTGGTGCATGCACTTCCATTAGGGTCGTGATCGTCTAGTTGATTTTTTGTGGTTGTTGAGTTTGCTGGGTTTTAATACGGAACTTGTTCCAAGTATAATGCTATTCTGCATTAGGGAGCTTGTATTGGCTATTTCAAAAGGCCATTCTTAAGAATTTCTGGTGACTGGTGAGGATGATGCAAAACCCTAGGCCATTCTCAAATATTAGCTTTTACCcagaagctaaaaaaaaaaaaaaaaaaacctgtaaaggaaagaaaagggtgGGGACTGTGGCAGGATTACCACTGACCATCCTTCACATTGGAcgttgagaaaagaaaaggaggaaagcATTCTATACATTACGTGATTTTTTATACACATTGTCGAGAGTATTACATTGTCGAGGAAAGCACTTTTCTGCATTAGGGGTACGAAAAGTGCTGAAGAAAATACTCTGTTGTGATAATTATATGGCTATGTGCTCAATCCCTGTATTAAAGGATTTGGATCTCTTGTGTTCTTTGATCGGTAATGTTTCAAACctctaattaatttctaattaatattaaatcattGCCATTTAATGAACACGGTGGAAGGAAATACGAAAGGATTCCAAAACTATTCGAGCCCGAAATCTGCAGTAAAGTTAGAATGATAAAAAGTAGCTGACCTGCCCAATATGGAAGGGGTTGCTGGGCTGAAATGGTGCGTAGAAAGAAAGGCAAAAAGGGGTTCCATTCTGGACCACGTTTTGTACTTCCGTGTTTggtgaaagatattttttaaagtattttttattttaaaatatattagttttactattttaaaaaaatacaattataccacaaaaacaaactcaATCTAAAATATCCAACTACTGGTGTCTTTGTAAGCTACTGGAAGCTTAATTCGAGAATTTGAAAGGCAGCCAGTGGCGGAGGAGCCTTTGGATTATCGAGGAGGTTAAAAACATCGTTTACTCTCTGTTCATGAGAAGACGTTATCGGAGAACCTCATCATTCTCGTTTCTTTTTTATCGTGAGGACTCGGAAATGGATTGCACGTTTCTTATATCTTGGctgttctgatttttttttattattattttttttaaggaaaaaggcAGGGCAGGCTGGCAGGCAAAGTAGCTCCTGCATAGTCCTTGTCATCATTGGATTCCACAACTCCTGTTGCTATTACAGCAGCCGTGAGGTGATTCCTGAGGTGTTTGGGAAcgttgaaattgaatttttttttatattgttttactatattaatataaaaattaactttaaaaattaaaaaatattattttaatatatttataaaaaaacactttaaatcacaattattatcatatttttaaatatatgtgaTTGATATTTAACTTAGAGAGAacgtgttttaaaaatgtatgatttaaaaaattattaaattaattttttttattttaatgcattaatatataaaaaaaaatgaaaaatttatttaaatatttttataagtaaaaatcattttttaaaatcacactGCATTATATTTGCTTTAATGCTAGtacatatattatttgataattatttgttgtgttttttaaaaaatatatatttttgtgaaaGAAATAATGGATTTTACGATACAtacaattgtatatttttttttaaagcattataCTATGTtttaatgtaaaagaaaaaaacctttttttttcaagtgttacTTACTgcgttttcaaagtaaaataaatatcaatgaaGTGTTCATCTAGCGGTTAAGACACTGCTATATAcctgtaaggataaaaatacaaGTTTGATTTCTAGAAAGCATACTTATTGGAAAGAACAGCTACAAACCCCGAACGAGACTAGCCTTGCCCTTTAAAAAAACGTGAGaatacttgaataaaaaaaaagtaaaataaatactaacaaaatgccactttaaaaaataaaaataggtgtGCTTTTgacaaaagtgaaaaaaaaattaccatgttttactgttttttaatataaaaatatatgattgcTCAAAACAATCAATTACCAAGCATCTATACCATAACATAATATGATTGCcttaaagaataatattttataaaacggGATTTTTTAACGaatataatcttaaaataaacaaccataaaattatatattagttaatttcactaatgaaaacaaatatatattaaaaaataaaatggatattTACATCTGTAGAAAACCATATCCAAATGCAGATAGGATCTaggaccaataaaaaataagatgaaggAGAGAGAACAAGGGATAAGGAAAATGACCTACCAAAACCTTCACTCAGTTGTTTTGCTGGTAAAGAAAGCAAGGGGTAggaataccttttttttttttttccttcctagtTTCTTGCAGgccttgaaagaaagaaagaatctaattttactaattaaaatttattaaaaaattattttttaaaatattttttacttaaaatatatattaaaaaaattatttttatattaacatattaatttaaaactaaaaatatttaatttaaaataaaaaactcaaaatttgtCAGAATATCAATTTAATCATACTCCTAACATATTCTTAATCTCTCGCAgttgaatttaaaaacaaaaaaaataactacaaaacaaattcataaattcatcattttcattctttctttaaattttgggtagccaaacaaaaatatactaattatcttttgtttctaccaaacaataaatcaaagtaaaaattattattaattttaagaggTTTAATTCAACTGATCAGGCTTTaagtttactttttaaaaattactagtttAAGTTCTATAAACTTTAGAATCACTAAAAAATTATgtgattattaactttaaaaatcataaaattaattaaaatatatacaaactaGCTTGAATAtttattcatattaatttaaaaaaataaagtaaagatTATTATCACCACTACTAAATAACTACaactataaaatgaaaaaagaaaaaagttccaCTACCGAAATCACATAGAAACTTTTCCATCCCTTCTTACATCatcatccatttttttctcaatcaccTTTTCCCCTTCCCTTCGCTCTCTTATAGGGGGTAGAGTATTATTCTCTTCCCAGAATCTCAAAATTTTCCCGAGAAAACTCAATCTTTGTCCTTAAACCACACCTTAAACTTACCCAAATTCTTGCCGCACGTATCGTTGTCACTCcatattctctctctttctccccttattcttattattcttctttctctctccaaagaaaaaataagttttcttTCTTGCCCGCTGATCTTTCGTAAACTTTTGAAAAACCCATTACCTCCTCCTTTTTGTCTCTCGTCTTTTCTGAACACTTTATCGAGATAATGCAGTTTCGTGATTCCCAAACCCTGAACACCCTTCACTGATTAATGGGTTTTCCTTAGATTCTGAAGTAACATCTCACTTTTCTTGGTTACTAAGTAGATTGGattgcaaaaaaaatcttttcttttcacttttgagGGATTTATTGAGTCATTGAGAGTGGTCATTTAATGATCCGGCAGtcgttttgtttttcaacaagGGAAGAGTTTTAGGTCACTTTGGTTGGTGAATTTTGATtgtgaactaaaaaataaagggcggtcttttttgttttttctttatttgtttggtGGATTATAATTTTTGTCTGAGATTCTTAGATCATGGATCATGTGATTGGTGGCAAGTTTAGGCTTGGCCGGAAGATCGGTAGTGGATCCTTCGGTGAACTTTATTTAGGTATgcaagtttagggtttattcaGTAGCATTCAAAGTGTTTTGACCACTCTTTCCTCTTTGTGTCTATAGttgggtttttgttatttttatcaatttttgttatttttttctctatttctttGCAGGTATTAATGTACAGAGTGGAGAGGAAGTGGCTGTTAAGTTGGTAGGTGTTACCTTCTTAGAAATTATATGCTATCTTGTTTTATAGATTGTTGTTTCTTGATTCATTTATTGCTGGATAATAGTTAGACTTTCATGTTTGGTTATACTGGATGACTAATGACTATGTTTGATTCCATCTGTTAGAAGCGGTCATTATAGTTCATGATTGGGAATTtgcttttccttctcttttcctagatgttcttttagttttgataattttagatAGTTATTAATTAAGAGTTTATGAATTTGATTATTCAAGCGGGGGGCTTCTCTTGGTGTCGTAATAGCTGGTTAATGTTTTCCtgaattattttgttatgtttatgTTACTGAATGACTCTCTCAGCAGCATGCTGAATGTTGCTCTATCCTATGTTTTTAAAACCCCAAGGatccatgaataaaaaattgttgagttttctgtttttgttggtGATTCCTTTTACCCTGCTCTGACTAGATTCAGACCGAGGTTTATTTGAACTGTTTGGAAACATCAAATAATGTATTTTAGGTGTTGGAATCTGCTCATTGGAGGTTTAATGTGTAATGATCAGAAGAATAGAAGAATGGTTCTTTTCATTTGATTATGTACTGTTATGGTGAGCAAAAGATACTGGAAAGAGTTTTGAGTTTGCAGCTGGTGTGTTCTTGAGCTTTGGGACTTTGCATGTTGTACTTATTGAGGGAAAAAGTATGCCGTGGTGTTGAGCCTACCCAGGAATTTTTTTGACTGGATGTTTAATATGAAAATCTGGCCTTTTCTGTTCATTTAAATCCATGTAATCATTTAGATTCatgtttacattttttttatgttataatgtAGTGCAATTTGCACGTTTGATTTTGTAGCTGATGCATATTCTTATGATTTCCCCAGGAATCTGTGAAAACTAAGCACCCTCAGCTTCATTATGAATCAAAACTATACATGCTACTTCAAGGAGGAAGTaagtttcttctttcttttcttctgttgTTAGCtgatatgtttatttttctcttgaGTCAAAGCCAactgatttattattttctttcctttttttcctcttgaagCTGGTATTCCTCATCTCAAATGGTTTGGAGTTGAGGGTGAATACAATGTCATGGTTATTGACCTTCTTGGACCAAGCCTTGAAGACTTGTTTAATTATTGCAGTCGAAAGTTATCTTTGAAAACGGTGCTGATGCTTGCAGATCAATTAGTAAGTATGCCCATTTTCAAGAAAGGCCTGCCTCATTGAACAACATAATGTTTGTTAAGAAAGATGTCCATTCCATTAGCTGGTATGCTCAGCGTTCTTTCGTCACTCTATAATGTAGATAAATAGAGTTGAATACATGCACTCAAGGGGTTTTCTTCACCGTGACATCAAGCCCGACAACTTTTTGATGGGTTTAGGGCGCAAAGCAAATCAGGTATgttcttttcctctttctttttttttatcaatctaaATAGAATTTTTAGATAAAGTGATGTGTAAACTTACTAATTCAGAATTGAGGGAACAATGTGAATATTTCAAATGGGAAaacttttttgtaattttgaggttttaatttgaaatttgttgGGTAAAGAATAGAGAACCTTGGAGAGAAATGAGGCCTTTGCTATTTGAGTGGCACTTGTCATTTTACAAAGCTCACATAAGGTTGACTCACTAAAGCAGTATCCAATCTTGCACTGTGCTATTGAATGTCCTAGCTGTGTGAAAACCTAGTTCTTATATCTGTTATGCATATCTAGCCTGGTTTTATTACTTAGATTATATCTTTGGATGCCCTGATAGTTTTTGCTGATCATTTCCTTGCTACATTCCCCTCTGAAACACAGATCTACATCATTGACTATGGCCTTGGAAAAAAGTATAGGGATCTGCAAACACACAAGCATATACCATATAGGTGAAGTGTTGTATTTCTTATGTTCTTTCATCCTGTATCATTACCATTTTTTAACCACTGTTTGATTATGCAAATTTACTCTCCCTCCAAGCTGATGCTTTTTGTCCAAATGTTCACTTATAGCCTGGTGCAGCAAACATGgagtattttatgttttaatgtgCATACCCGTGGTTTTGTTATGATGTGGTATCCAGGACATGCTTATCTAGGATTCATTTATGAAGATTCATAATTATTTGTGAGGATTCATTCCTTTACCGGTCAGGACCAAGCCATGTTTTAatctatttcaaaaaaaaaaaaaatagtcaggAAAGAGATAGCATTTTGTCGTTTTTCTTCTTAGAAGAAAATGGAGGTCTTGGAACAGAAACTTTGAATGTTCAATGTGTCTTTAGAGTAGGATCATACATGAATAGTTTACTGTGTTTCTAATCCATTTATGCATACTGTCTGATCAGTTGTTgtgattgaaaattatgatcATAAAATTCCAGTTACTTTTTATCACAAAGAGATTACCTGTGAATGGAAACTTGAAAATtttggtgaaaaaaaatatgtgcagaAAAAAAGGGTGTTGTGAGTTGATTCTAGCATTATTATTGCTGGTAAACAGCTTAGTTGTCCATGCATATTCAGATGGGTTCTATTATTTACGCTGTAAAGCTGCTATTCAGGAAATCTTCTGCTTGGTATCTTGTTCTTTAAAAAAGCTAGTGCCAAAGATGCTTGATTTTGTAGAGTGGGCTCTGGCAACCTTTTCTTGCTTGTGATTTTTTATGCCTTCAAACCCATTTGCCTGGGAGCATTCAATATCTCCAGACTCCATGTATCATTGTTTTTATCTGCACATGTTATTGTCTGTTTTGTTAGACCTCTATTCTGCATGTACATGCATGATAATGACAATATCTCCTCTGCTTTTCTATCCTCTTTCCATTATCTGtcatgaatatatattttgttacaGGGAAAACAAGAATCTCACAGGCACAGCTCGCTATGCTAGTGTTAATACCCATCTTGGAGTTGGTGAGTGAACTGATTATAGCTATAAGATGGCTGTTGGATGTTGCTAGAACATACCGTGCTTTATGTTTGATGATCTTATTATTATGCCATTCTTGCAGAGCAAAGCAGAAGAGATGATCTGGAATCTCTTGGTTACGTGCTTATGTATTTTTTGAGGGGAAGGTGAAGAACTTAATTGACCTGCTTTATGCTCctattttaaatcttaatatatGTTTGATCCTTTTTCTTTGGTGATTTCCTTGTTTCAGCCTTCCATGGCAGGGCTTGAAAGCTGGCACTAAAAAACAGAAATATGACAGGATCAGTGAAAAGAAGATGCTTACTCCCGTAGAGGTACTGTCATTCGCTTTTGCAAGCTGCTTGCTCCAAGCACTGGTTTTTTATGATGTAGTATACTGTCTATGATCACAATGGAAGAAATATGTAAATAATAGCTTGTCTTCATCTAAGTATTAAATGGTCATCATGCTTGCAGGATATGAAGTATTAACGGTTACTTTGCAGGTCCTTTGCAGAAACTATCCTTCAGAATTTACATCTTACTTTCATTATTGCCGTTCACTGCGATTCGAAGACAAACCAGATTATTCATACCTGAAGAGACTATTCCGTGACTTGTTTATTCGAGAAGGTTTACTCATGCTCCTGAATATTTGatgcttttaattattgttcacTTGTTATCTATGATTTTAAATATGTTGCTGGAATTCTAAATTCAATTGTTAGTTTGGAGTTCTGCCAAATTTTAGAACCTAATCTAGGTTTCTAAACTGTTCAGGTTATCAGTTTGATTATGTATTTGACTGGACTATATTGAAGTACCCGCAGATTGGCTCCCGTTCTAGATCAAGAGTTAGTATCCCTTAATTTGTCGTGGCTCATTtatgtagaaaaatattttttaatgtgtcttTCTTATATTCTtgactccttttcttcttttaatagcCAAGTGGAAAACCAGCTGTAAACCCAGGACCATCCGCAGAAAGAGTAGAATGGCGTTCAGGTCTGTTCTGATTTTTCGTTaagaattttgaaaacaaattttcttttttgttctttttgtgcAATTGAAATGCAGATGAATGTCTAGGCTATTTATTTGAAGTGTTAATGGGTAATTAGTTTGCTGCTCTGTTTGGTATTCCCTTGCATGGCTTTAACATGTAGTGGGGCATTACTCTTGGTGCTATTTTGTTAACCCCCTCATCTCtgtcaaaaaaaagagaagattcCTAAGCTAGTTTCTCATGTTTGACTTGACACAATTTTATTTCTGTCAAGTAGGCCAGGAAATCCGAGACAGATTCTCTGGTGCAGTTGAAGCATTTGCTCGAAAGAATAGCACTGGACATGCTATGCACAGCAATCGGTCCAGGCACAGGTCCTCAGATGATGTGCCATCATCAAAGGATGTGGTGAGTTGCTAGACCTTTTTTCCTAAATTATGTATCTTTTAACTTTGTTGAGTTGCTAGACCTTTTTTCCTAAATTTTAACTTCACAACTGCCTGCTATTTTTTTACCTGTTCCCCTCCCTTTTGCAGCATCCTGATTCAGAAAGGCCCCAGTCATCTTCTCGAAATGGCAGCACTTCAAAGAGGGCTGTAATTTCAAGCAGCCGGCCAAGCTCTTCTGGTGAGCCTAGTGAGAATCGGTCAAGCCGGCTGGCCTCGAGCAGTGGTCGCCTGTCAACAACCCAGAGGATTCAACCTGGCCTTGAGTCAAAATCATCTTCCTTTACTCGTGCTCTAGCCACAAGAGGTGGTCGTGATGATACACTCAGGAGCTTTGAACTCCTGTCTATTGGAAGAGGAAAGAGGAAATAAGCACTACATCTGTCTGGCACGAAGATTTGCTTGTGCAAGGAGTCAGAATTCCGTTGTGTATTTCTATCAGGGTCGGGACTGCAATGATTGTGCCAGTTGCTCTGTATATTCATATCCGCTATCAGGTTCCCTTACATGCAAAAGATCAGTGAATCCTCTCCTTGGAAGACGGGCACTCATGTTGTATCTCTCTCCGGGGGATTTGCCATTCAAAGGCAAGCGAGCTCATTCATAAAAGAGAAGAATCATTTTGCGGTAGgaattgtttatatatttgaGATGCTTGTAGCTCTAATAAATACTTGTATTTCtatgcaaaagaagaaaacctTACCTGATAGACTAAGATGAACTTTGGCCATCCACCTGGATGGTTGGTATTAATCACTCTCTACTTCATCCATTTAAATTAGAACACGTATTGATTGATAATGGTGGTCTGattcttattataatttttatatattgtttctatgttcttaaaatcatttatattaattttaatgtgattGTTTAAGGTTGTGACCgcatttcttttgaaaatattaaaatgatttttttatatttttatttttagcattaacATAATTaacgtattaaaaaaatatattttttaaattaaaagcacCGACAAGAAGAGGTCAATTCCACGATGAATGTGTTAGG
This window contains:
- the LOC133696282 gene encoding uncharacterized protein At4g14342-like isoform X1 translates to MQASDRFNINSQLEHLQAKYVGTGHADLNRFEWAVNIQRDSYASYMGHYPMLAYFALAENESIGRERYNFMQKMLLPCGLPPEREDD
- the LOC133697109 gene encoding casein kinase 1-like protein 10, whose product is MDHVIGGKFRLGRKIGSGSFGELYLGINVQSGEEVAVKLESVKTKHPQLHYESKLYMLLQGGTGIPHLKWFGVEGEYNVMVIDLLGPSLEDLFNYCSRKLSLKTVLMLADQLINRVEYMHSRGFLHRDIKPDNFLMGLGRKANQIYIIDYGLGKKYRDLQTHKHIPYRENKNLTGTARYASVNTHLGVEQSRRDDLESLGYVLMYFLRGSLPWQGLKAGTKKQKYDRISEKKMLTPVEVLCRNYPSEFTSYFHYCRSLRFEDKPDYSYLKRLFRDLFIREGYQFDYVFDWTILKYPQIGSRSRSRPSGKPAVNPGPSAERVEWRSGQEIRDRFSGAVEAFARKNSTGHAMHSNRSRHRSSDDVPSSKDVHPDSERPQSSSRNGSTSKRAVISSSRPSSSGEPSENRSSRLASSSGRLSTTQRIQPGLESKSSSFTRALATRGGRDDTLRSFELLSIGRGKRK
- the LOC133696282 gene encoding uncharacterized protein At4g14342-like isoform X2, coding for MQASDRFNINSQLEHLQAKYVGTGHADLNRFEWAVNIQRDSYASYMGHYPMLAYFALAENESIGRERYNFMQKMLLPCGLPPEREDD